In Actinoplanes sp. NBC_00393, a single genomic region encodes these proteins:
- a CDS encoding SIS domain-containing protein — translation MSGDYLSKIEALVSRVGRGQQEAKSQAAELLATSITAGGVIQAFGCGHSEALAMEIAGRAGGLVPTNRIALRDIVLYGGEPLEALADPMVERNTEIAHRLYRLAPVKPDDAFVIASNSGINGAVVEMALLVKERGHPLVAIVSAEHSAGVASRHPSGRKLGDIADVVLDNGAPYGDATLPLPGGGAVGAVSSITAALLAQQIVVEVVDRLLAAGIVPPVYLSDNVPGGKEHNAELEARYAGRIRRTA, via the coding sequence GTGAGCGGGGACTACTTATCCAAGATCGAAGCACTGGTGTCCAGGGTCGGCCGCGGCCAGCAGGAGGCGAAGTCCCAGGCCGCCGAGCTGCTGGCCACCTCGATAACGGCCGGCGGCGTCATCCAGGCGTTCGGCTGCGGGCACTCCGAGGCCCTGGCCATGGAGATCGCCGGGCGGGCCGGCGGGCTGGTCCCGACCAACCGGATCGCGTTGCGCGACATCGTCCTCTACGGCGGCGAACCCCTGGAAGCGCTCGCCGACCCGATGGTCGAGCGCAACACCGAGATCGCCCACCGGCTCTACCGGCTCGCGCCGGTCAAGCCGGACGACGCCTTCGTGATCGCCTCCAACTCCGGGATCAACGGCGCGGTCGTCGAGATGGCCCTGCTCGTCAAGGAACGCGGCCATCCGCTGGTCGCGATCGTCTCGGCGGAGCACTCGGCGGGCGTCGCGTCGCGGCACCCCAGCGGGCGCAAGCTCGGCGACATCGCGGACGTCGTTCTGGACAACGGAGCTCCGTACGGCGACGCCACGCTCCCCCTGCCCGGCGGCGGCGCGGTCGGCGCCGTCTCCTCGATCACCGCGGCGCTGCTGGCCCAGCAGATCGTCGTCGAGGTGGTCGACCGTCTGCTCGCGGCGGGGATCGTCCCGCCCGTCTACCTGTCGGACAACGTGCCCGGCGGCAAGGAACACAACGCAGAACTCGAGGCGCGGTACGCCGGGCGCATCCGGCGTACCGCATAG
- a CDS encoding GGDEF domain-containing protein, with protein sequence MRTVPVCVAAVTALLSCLFLLPGGSPAVQSITAWVAVASFASVMTYYSFRAVRLMGHDDPERRFWRAFAWAGVFFSVGDWVQVGLTLAAPTGADAVNGTGVARTVALACGAVMVLVASLTYRLPHRSARDRLCYLLDLATIVVAAGAYALYWTIASGWGEGVITASDVLGVVTGPVVVLLVVFIVSRLYLSGVNPFRWNVGVLGTVAAAVEAVARALGPELARTGRPGWVFAMSVGSHAMLLLVAWLQHRWYRTGRGARPATKSRPYSVLPYLAVAATYVLLVVSLAISGLDVRAWTILAGAIGSTGIVVARQLVAFLDNADLLAERDALAARLHTMAFTDSLTGLANRAMFLDRLDAALDAAEPVGVLLIDLDDFKPVNDRYGHSAGDTVLVETGLRLRAVTEDEDLVARLGGDEFAVLIRHRPPDGFPAVAERIGTALQVPIRVTEHDEARIGASVGVAVAAPDSRSASSLLDLADEAMYQAKHSGKASYRVAG encoded by the coding sequence ATGCGCACTGTTCCGGTGTGCGTCGCCGCGGTCACCGCGCTGCTCAGCTGCCTCTTCCTGCTCCCGGGCGGAAGCCCGGCGGTGCAGTCGATCACCGCCTGGGTCGCCGTCGCCTCGTTCGCGAGCGTGATGACCTACTACTCGTTCCGGGCCGTCCGGCTGATGGGCCACGACGACCCGGAACGCCGGTTCTGGCGGGCTTTCGCCTGGGCCGGGGTGTTCTTCAGCGTCGGCGACTGGGTCCAGGTCGGTTTGACCCTGGCCGCTCCCACCGGCGCGGACGCGGTGAACGGCACCGGCGTCGCCCGCACTGTTGCTCTGGCCTGCGGCGCGGTGATGGTGCTGGTCGCCTCGCTGACCTACCGCCTGCCGCACCGATCGGCCCGCGACCGGCTCTGCTACCTGCTCGACCTCGCGACGATCGTGGTCGCGGCCGGCGCGTACGCGCTGTACTGGACCATCGCGAGCGGCTGGGGCGAGGGAGTCATCACCGCGAGCGATGTGCTGGGCGTGGTCACCGGCCCGGTCGTGGTGCTGCTGGTCGTGTTCATCGTCAGCCGGCTCTATCTGAGCGGGGTCAACCCGTTCCGGTGGAACGTCGGTGTCCTCGGGACCGTGGCCGCGGCCGTGGAGGCGGTCGCCCGCGCCCTCGGCCCCGAGTTGGCGCGCACCGGACGGCCCGGCTGGGTGTTCGCCATGAGTGTCGGCTCGCACGCGATGCTGCTGCTGGTCGCCTGGTTGCAGCACCGCTGGTACCGGACCGGCCGAGGCGCGCGACCGGCGACGAAGAGCCGGCCGTACAGCGTGCTGCCGTACCTCGCAGTGGCCGCCACCTACGTGCTGCTGGTGGTCAGCCTGGCCATCTCCGGGCTGGATGTACGCGCCTGGACCATCCTGGCCGGCGCGATCGGGAGCACCGGCATCGTGGTGGCCCGGCAGCTGGTCGCCTTCCTCGACAACGCGGACCTGCTCGCCGAACGCGACGCGCTCGCCGCCCGGCTGCACACCATGGCGTTCACCGACAGCCTCACCGGGCTCGCCAACCGGGCGATGTTCCTGGACCGCCTGGACGCGGCGCTTGACGCGGCCGAACCGGTCGGCGTGCTCCTGATCGATCTCGACGACTTCAAGCCGGTCAACGACCGCTACGGCCACTCAGCCGGCGACACCGTCCTGGTGGAGACGGGCCTGCGCCTGCGGGCCGTCACCGAGGACGAGGACCTGGTGGCCCGGCTCGGCGGCGACGAGTTCGCGGTCCTGATCCGGCACCGCCCACCGGACGGCTTCCCGGCCGTCGCCGAGCGCATCGGCACCGCCTTGCAGGTGCCCATCCGGGTCACCGAGCACGACGAGGCACGGATCGGCGCCAGCGTCGGCGTGGCCGTCGCCGCACCAGACTCGCGCAGCGCGTCGTCCCTGCTCGATCTCGCCGACGAGGCGATGTACCAGGCCAAGCACTCCGGCAAGGCCTCCTACCGGGTGGCCGGCTGA
- the ngcE gene encoding N-acetylglucosamine/diacetylchitobiose ABC transporter substrate-binding protein produces the protein MTAPLLAACVTTSDDGGKPADTGGAKSAENPLGVKPEASLEVVVFKGGYGDEYAIKAENKYKEKYPQATIDHKGLQKVGEAMQPRFVAGNPPDVVDNTGAGRLDIATLVNAKQVTDLAELLDAPAFDQPGKKVRDTLLPGVVEDGTFGGSPVVLNFTYTAWGVWYSKSLFAERGWTYPTTWDDMLALSETIKKAGIAPWTYQGKYPEYINDPLLTMAAKAGGLDLVKAVDNLQPDAWKQPGLVQAAEAFAELAGKGYLMSGSEALSHTEAQAAWCQKKAAFIPCGSWLEAEQKDVTPAGFDMLMGTVPGGAGDKLPVTAVQAASSESYLVPAKAKNVAGGQEYLRILFSLASAKEFAQANNTLPAVAGATEGLTLTSGLGSVRDTVVAAGPNAFNYRFRTWYAPLAKAVDDATGELVNRRISPADWSTRIQKASDALAKDTTVVKYTR, from the coding sequence GTGACCGCGCCCCTGCTCGCGGCTTGCGTCACCACCAGCGACGACGGCGGCAAACCGGCTGACACCGGTGGCGCCAAGAGCGCCGAGAACCCCCTGGGCGTCAAGCCCGAAGCGTCCCTCGAGGTGGTCGTCTTCAAGGGCGGGTACGGCGACGAGTACGCAATCAAGGCGGAGAACAAGTACAAGGAGAAGTACCCGCAGGCCACGATCGACCACAAGGGACTGCAGAAGGTCGGCGAGGCGATGCAGCCCCGCTTCGTCGCCGGCAACCCACCCGACGTCGTCGACAACACCGGCGCCGGCCGGCTCGACATCGCCACCCTGGTGAACGCGAAGCAGGTCACCGACCTGGCCGAGTTGCTCGACGCGCCGGCGTTCGACCAGCCCGGCAAGAAGGTCCGCGACACCCTGCTCCCCGGCGTGGTCGAGGACGGCACGTTCGGCGGCAGCCCGGTCGTGCTGAACTTCACCTACACCGCCTGGGGCGTCTGGTACTCCAAGTCGCTGTTCGCCGAGCGCGGCTGGACCTACCCGACCACCTGGGACGACATGCTCGCCCTCAGCGAGACGATCAAGAAGGCCGGCATCGCCCCCTGGACCTACCAGGGCAAATACCCGGAGTACATCAACGACCCGCTGCTCACCATGGCGGCGAAGGCGGGCGGGCTGGACCTGGTCAAGGCGGTCGACAACCTGCAGCCGGACGCCTGGAAGCAGCCGGGTCTGGTGCAGGCCGCCGAGGCGTTCGCCGAGCTGGCCGGCAAGGGCTACCTCATGTCCGGCTCGGAGGCGCTGTCGCACACCGAGGCGCAGGCCGCCTGGTGCCAGAAGAAGGCCGCGTTCATCCCGTGCGGCTCCTGGCTGGAGGCCGAGCAGAAGGACGTCACCCCGGCCGGCTTCGACATGCTGATGGGCACCGTGCCCGGCGGCGCCGGCGACAAGCTCCCGGTCACCGCGGTGCAGGCCGCCAGCAGCGAGTCGTACCTGGTCCCGGCCAAGGCGAAGAACGTCGCCGGCGGCCAGGAGTACCTGCGGATCCTCTTCTCCCTGGCGTCGGCGAAGGAGTTCGCCCAGGCGAACAACACCCTGCCGGCGGTGGCCGGCGCCACCGAAGGGCTCACCCTGACCAGCGGGCTCGGCTCAGTGCGCGACACGGTGGTCGCGGCCGGCCCCAACGCCTTCAACTACCGATTCCGTACGTGGTACGCGCCGCTCGCCAAAGCGGTCGACGACGCGACCGGTGAGCTGGTGAACCGGCGGATCAGCCCGGCCGACTGGTCCACCCGGATCCAGAAGGCGTCCGACGCCCTCGCGAAGGACACCACCGTCGTCAAGTACACCCGCTGA
- a CDS encoding BTAD domain-containing putative transcriptional regulator, with the protein MRTSARRLDGPPRAISGEILRTGLIDQLGARWDVPVTTVVAGPGFGKSTALAQAVRLHAVDPRGLEAWVTCEPGDEDARRLATAICEAFGVEAPAVAPLDMVVEALRSASPVESCLVLDDVHEVAPGSSGHRMIAELVPRLPAGAHLVLAGRTLPPLPLARLHAAERLRCLGESGLAFDADELDRAALNAGRPAGDVTGLGGWPALVRLTLAAPAGVARDYLWDEVVSGLGDADRDLLLHLAVLGSADAGTLHDLAGVDADLDRLAERVPLVARFRDGEIRAHPLWTNALVRLLPAERVAQVRARAADLLLDRGDALRAGSIAITARDVALLDRAATSLVASTLATFPQDTGERWLAAVPEVEHARPGLRLLSAATRYASRAHDASVDAMVDAAARAAYESGDLRTRTAAFSLATIAAHARGDESRLAELFQEALELPSADAEPTLRMLLAGVRGAIFELMGSVEEALALVESLSPEDIEQQPGKIIVRFHVYLLLLAGRADEAASVAAAHLATSPYAHVRRMPQFARWMAGYPADFLPGADGSADRPAYLPDSDANDRYRFNFLAFAAVVAASLGDHAALHHVSGQLDASGLGADTRDAAMLTVAAAARHVLLGDEPAAGAAIADFLAGNPLTDPVAAVHLRRFLAYGYVLSPAARQLWDTEPLGPAHQRVREAARLLVAARAGCLTGTGDVTPETVLISFPLPWSVELAAHAEAAGLPFGRELLQWLADNLGRRAHEALRQLAGHHPGARQLLAAVPVAPDGRTRVEVLGPLRVLADGAETHPADLRRRRVRELITVLALHGELDRSRVMNLLWPDLESEAAARNLRVTLTYLRRVLAGHVRADRCRIRLVRSESLTVDLAELRENLDESRRARGRGDPGAADAALTAAIRLWRGEPLAELAGRPEFEGPVAALLAELTEAALTLGERRLAQGDTAAAGELARRALTAEPYAERGMRLLLAVETQRRDPTGLERAVRRVREALTALGAAPEPATAIVLRQAHLTRTRVLASSFTLRKILQRSTFAP; encoded by the coding sequence GTGCGAACATCCGCCCGGCGTCTCGACGGGCCACCAAGGGCGATCAGCGGTGAGATCCTGCGGACCGGTCTGATCGATCAGCTGGGCGCCCGCTGGGACGTGCCGGTGACGACGGTGGTCGCAGGGCCGGGCTTCGGCAAGTCCACCGCCCTGGCCCAGGCGGTCCGGTTGCACGCCGTCGACCCGCGCGGGCTGGAGGCCTGGGTCACCTGCGAGCCGGGTGACGAGGACGCCCGGCGGCTGGCCACGGCGATCTGCGAGGCGTTCGGGGTGGAGGCGCCCGCGGTGGCGCCGCTGGACATGGTGGTCGAGGCGCTCCGGTCGGCGTCGCCGGTCGAGTCCTGCCTGGTGCTGGACGACGTGCACGAGGTGGCGCCCGGGTCGTCGGGGCATCGGATGATCGCGGAGCTCGTACCCCGCCTTCCGGCCGGCGCCCATCTGGTGCTGGCCGGGCGAACCCTGCCGCCGTTGCCACTGGCCCGGCTGCACGCCGCGGAGCGGCTGCGGTGTCTCGGCGAGTCCGGTCTGGCCTTCGACGCGGACGAACTGGACCGGGCCGCGCTGAACGCCGGCCGCCCGGCCGGGGACGTGACCGGGCTGGGTGGCTGGCCGGCGCTGGTACGGCTGACGCTGGCCGCACCGGCCGGTGTCGCGCGGGACTACCTGTGGGACGAGGTGGTGTCCGGGCTCGGTGACGCCGACCGGGACCTGCTGTTGCACCTGGCGGTGCTCGGTTCCGCCGACGCCGGGACCCTGCACGATCTGGCCGGCGTGGACGCGGACCTGGACCGGCTCGCGGAGCGGGTGCCGCTGGTCGCCCGCTTCCGCGACGGCGAGATCCGGGCGCACCCGCTGTGGACGAACGCGCTGGTCCGGCTCCTGCCGGCGGAGCGGGTGGCGCAGGTCCGGGCCCGGGCCGCCGATCTGCTGCTGGACCGCGGGGACGCGCTGCGGGCCGGGTCGATCGCGATCACCGCCCGGGACGTGGCGCTGCTCGACCGGGCCGCCACGTCCCTGGTGGCCTCGACGCTGGCGACGTTTCCGCAGGACACCGGGGAGCGCTGGCTCGCCGCGGTGCCGGAGGTCGAGCACGCCCGGCCGGGCCTGCGGTTGCTGTCCGCCGCCACCCGGTACGCCTCGCGCGCTCACGACGCGTCGGTGGACGCCATGGTCGACGCCGCGGCGCGGGCCGCGTACGAGTCCGGCGACCTGCGGACCAGAACCGCGGCGTTCAGCCTGGCCACCATCGCGGCGCACGCCCGGGGCGACGAGTCGCGGCTGGCCGAACTCTTCCAGGAGGCGCTCGAGCTGCCCAGCGCCGACGCCGAGCCCACCCTGCGGATGCTGCTGGCGGGGGTGCGTGGGGCGATCTTCGAGCTGATGGGCTCGGTGGAGGAGGCGCTGGCGCTGGTGGAGTCGCTGTCGCCGGAGGACATCGAGCAGCAGCCCGGCAAGATCATTGTTCGGTTCCACGTCTACCTGCTGCTGCTGGCCGGGCGCGCGGACGAGGCCGCGTCGGTGGCCGCGGCGCACCTGGCCACCTCGCCCTACGCGCACGTGCGGCGGATGCCGCAGTTCGCCCGCTGGATGGCCGGCTACCCGGCTGACTTCCTGCCCGGCGCCGACGGCTCCGCCGACAGGCCGGCCTACCTGCCGGACTCGGACGCCAACGACCGCTACCGGTTCAACTTCCTGGCCTTCGCTGCGGTGGTGGCCGCCTCGCTCGGCGATCATGCCGCGCTGCACCACGTCTCCGGGCAGCTGGACGCGAGCGGGCTGGGCGCCGACACCCGCGACGCCGCCATGCTGACGGTCGCTGCCGCGGCCAGGCACGTCCTGCTCGGCGACGAGCCCGCCGCCGGCGCGGCGATCGCGGACTTCCTCGCCGGCAATCCACTGACGGATCCGGTTGCCGCGGTCCATCTGCGCCGCTTTCTGGCGTACGGATATGTGCTCTCACCCGCCGCCCGGCAGCTCTGGGACACCGAGCCGCTCGGACCCGCCCACCAACGGGTCCGCGAGGCGGCCCGCCTTCTGGTGGCGGCCCGCGCCGGCTGCCTGACCGGTACCGGCGACGTCACCCCGGAGACCGTGCTGATCTCCTTCCCGCTGCCCTGGTCGGTCGAGCTGGCCGCACACGCCGAGGCGGCCGGTCTGCCGTTCGGCCGGGAGCTGCTGCAATGGCTCGCCGACAACCTCGGCCGCCGCGCCCACGAAGCCCTGCGGCAGCTGGCCGGGCACCATCCCGGCGCCCGCCAACTGCTCGCTGCCGTCCCGGTGGCCCCGGACGGCCGGACCCGGGTCGAGGTGCTCGGGCCGCTGCGGGTGCTCGCCGACGGCGCCGAGACGCATCCGGCCGACCTGCGCCGCCGCCGGGTCCGCGAGCTGATCACCGTGCTCGCGCTGCACGGCGAGCTGGACCGCTCCCGCGTGATGAATCTGCTCTGGCCCGACCTCGAGTCGGAGGCCGCCGCCCGCAACCTGCGGGTCACGCTCACCTACCTGCGCCGGGTGCTGGCCGGGCACGTCCGCGCCGACCGGTGCCGGATCCGCCTGGTCCGCTCCGAATCGCTCACCGTCGACCTGGCCGAACTGCGCGAGAACCTCGACGAGTCCCGCCGGGCCCGGGGCCGCGGCGACCCGGGCGCGGCCGACGCCGCGCTGACCGCCGCGATCCGGCTGTGGCGCGGGGAACCGCTCGCCGAACTGGCCGGCCGTCCGGAGTTCGAGGGCCCGGTCGCGGCGCTGCTGGCGGAACTCACCGAGGCCGCCCTGACGCTCGGCGAGCGCCGCCTGGCGCAGGGCGACACCGCCGCGGCCGGGGAACTGGCCCGGCGTGCGCTGACCGCGGAACCGTACGCCGAGCGCGGCATGCGCCTGCTGCTGGCCGTGGAGACGCAGCGCCGGGACCCGACCGGTCTGGAACGGGCGGTACGCCGGGTGCGTGAAGCGCTGACGGCTCTCGGCGCGGCACCCGAACCGGCCACCGCGATCGTGCTCCGCCAGGCGCACCTGACCCGGACCCGCGTTCTCGCAAGTTCCTTCACCTTACGCAAGATCTTGCAAAGATCGACGTTTGCACCTTAA
- a CDS encoding N-acetylglucosamine kinase encodes MNLVVGVDAGGTASRAVVADLAGRVVGRGSAGPGNPLAAGPAAAHAIAGALRQALSGVDPAAVTGGVLGLAGTSACADPVISAALAQAWSDAGLTCPKTVVGDAVTAFAAGTCAPSGAVLIAGTGAVAAAIENHETVRVADGLGWLLGDEGSGHWLGMSALRSAVHSWPSPFASLVAAHAGVTGRDELIRWAQGLPHARIAALAPLVCAQARAGDPSAAAIVTAAVRHLTATLDSLGADGPVVLAGGLLAADTPVRDGLLAVLDARGATALISRDPAAAAAWLAARELPGIDPATLHAALLGAEDTPPGLPQPATR; translated from the coding sequence ATGAATCTCGTGGTAGGTGTCGACGCCGGCGGCACCGCCTCCCGCGCGGTGGTCGCCGACCTGGCCGGCAGGGTGGTGGGGCGGGGGAGCGCCGGGCCGGGGAACCCGCTCGCCGCCGGGCCGGCCGCGGCGCACGCCATCGCCGGCGCGCTGCGCCAGGCGCTGTCCGGAGTGGACCCGGCGGCGGTCACCGGCGGCGTGCTCGGCCTGGCCGGCACCTCGGCCTGCGCCGACCCGGTGATCAGCGCGGCGCTCGCGCAGGCCTGGTCCGACGCCGGCCTGACCTGCCCGAAGACGGTGGTCGGAGACGCGGTGACGGCCTTCGCGGCGGGCACCTGCGCGCCATCCGGTGCGGTGCTCATCGCCGGCACCGGCGCGGTCGCCGCGGCCATCGAGAACCACGAGACGGTACGCGTGGCGGACGGGCTGGGCTGGCTCCTCGGCGACGAAGGGTCCGGCCACTGGTTGGGGATGAGCGCGCTGCGCTCGGCCGTCCACTCCTGGCCGTCCCCGTTCGCGTCGCTGGTCGCCGCCCACGCCGGCGTCACCGGCCGGGATGAGCTGATCCGCTGGGCTCAAGGTCTGCCGCACGCCCGGATCGCCGCCCTCGCGCCGCTGGTCTGTGCGCAGGCCCGGGCCGGCGACCCGTCCGCGGCCGCCATCGTGACCGCGGCCGTGCGCCATCTGACGGCGACCCTGGACAGCCTCGGCGCGGACGGGCCGGTCGTCCTGGCCGGTGGTCTGCTGGCGGCAGACACCCCGGTTCGCGACGGCCTGCTCGCCGTCCTGGACGCCCGCGGCGCCACCGCCCTGATCAGCCGCGACCCGGCCGCGGCCGCCGCCTGGCTGGCCGCGCGGGAACTGCCGGGCATCGACCCCGCCACCCTGCATGCCGCGCTTCTCGGCGCGGAGGACACGCCGCCCGGCTTACCTCAGCCGGCCACCCGGTAG
- a CDS encoding MurR/RpiR family transcriptional regulator, with protein MTGESGGLLGRLRIEGPQMPEALSRIAETILADPETAAHASIVDLAERSGTSTATVTRFSRTLGFKGYASLRVAVATETGRAEQARWETDISGDISPGDPLDQVLGVVAAADTRAIQSTAAALKIEDIERVAATIAGAQRVELFGLGSSGTAAREMAFRLERIRVPVWHRQDSHTALTNAALLLPGDVAIGLSHSGRTREVIETLAEAADHGALTVAVTSFNRSPLAEVADVVFTTSVLETTFRLAALSALHSQLLVLDLIYVAVAQRTYERTADALELTVRAVDAHRLPEKLPTRKRRVEKGTT; from the coding sequence ATGACGGGTGAGAGCGGCGGGCTGCTGGGGCGGCTGCGCATCGAGGGGCCGCAGATGCCGGAGGCGCTGAGCCGGATCGCCGAGACGATCCTGGCCGACCCGGAGACCGCGGCCCACGCCTCCATCGTAGACCTGGCCGAGCGCTCCGGGACCTCCACCGCGACCGTCACCCGGTTCAGCCGCACGCTCGGCTTCAAGGGCTACGCCAGCCTGCGCGTCGCCGTCGCCACCGAGACCGGGCGCGCCGAGCAGGCCCGCTGGGAGACCGACATCAGCGGCGACATCTCCCCCGGCGACCCCCTCGACCAGGTGCTCGGCGTGGTCGCCGCGGCCGACACCCGGGCCATCCAGAGCACCGCGGCAGCCCTGAAGATCGAGGACATCGAGCGGGTGGCCGCGACCATCGCCGGTGCGCAGCGCGTCGAGCTGTTCGGGCTCGGCAGCAGCGGCACGGCGGCCCGCGAGATGGCGTTCCGGCTGGAGCGCATCCGGGTGCCGGTCTGGCACCGGCAGGACAGCCACACCGCGCTCACCAACGCGGCCCTGCTGCTGCCGGGCGACGTGGCGATCGGCCTGTCGCACTCCGGCCGCACCCGCGAGGTGATCGAGACCCTGGCCGAGGCCGCCGACCACGGCGCCCTCACCGTCGCGGTGACCAGCTTCAACCGGTCGCCGCTCGCCGAGGTGGCCGACGTCGTGTTCACCACGAGCGTGCTGGAGACCACGTTCCGGCTGGCCGCGCTCTCCGCCCTGCACTCGCAACTGCTCGTCCTGGACCTGATCTACGTGGCGGTGGCGCAGCGCACCTACGAGCGCACCGCCGACGCCCTCGAGCTGACGGTCCGCGCCGTGGACGCCCACCGCCTGCCGGAGAAGCTGCCGACCCGCAAACGGCGGGTGGAGAAGGGAACGACGTGA